In Alkalihalobacillus sp. FSL W8-0930, a single window of DNA contains:
- a CDS encoding NETI motif-containing protein: MAKKRKQQFSVAPEESIAECLDRMKDEGYRPIRRMEKPVFKENGSKTPVISHQQIIFEGILEEDEQ; the protein is encoded by the coding sequence TTGGCTAAAAAACGTAAACAACAATTTAGTGTTGCGCCAGAGGAGAGTATAGCAGAGTGTCTCGATCGTATGAAAGACGAAGGATATCGTCCTATTCGACGCATGGAGAAGCCAGTTTTTAAAGAAAATGGCTCAAAAACTCCAGTTATTAGTCATCAGCAGATTATTTTTGAGGGAATATTAGAGGAAGACGAACAATAA